A region from the Candidatus Eremiobacteraceae bacterium genome encodes:
- a CDS encoding DHA2 family efflux MFS transporter permease subunit — protein sequence MAVARATASNSRLITGNKWLITLPVMIAALTAVLDGSIVNVAIPNMQSTFGASVDEIDWVITGYLISNVAIIPTTGWLSSLIGLRRYFIISQVFFIAGSVACGFSWNLGSLIFFRVLQGIGGGAIIPITLTLMLEAFPPEELPIASSLYGIGAALGPAIGPSLGGWLTDAASWPWIFFVNIPLVSTSIVLSYLFIGENREVSRARAAAPIDMPGLLSVVIWLSTMQVVLQQGQKDGWFESPFIVSFTLLSIASFVGFIFFELRSEHPLINIRIFANHNFALGSFTGAMLGAVLFGSLFILPLFAGTLLHYTALQIGLLLVPAALISLAGFALLGRIGTKIHPKVMMAIGIALFVASLFGNGFINLQNSFWSLAQLQMLRGAALPFLFTSVTALALADLAPRQKADGSSLFSLTRVLGGSIGIALVASTIVDRQKFHFDRFSESITQFGVAAQERLASLTAGFASRGSDPVTAAHQATGALSNTLTQQAYVGAFDDASICLAAAFALTFLLIPLYKSRPVQPRP from the coding sequence ATGGCGGTCGCGAGAGCGACGGCGAGCAACTCACGGCTCATCACCGGAAACAAGTGGCTGATAACGCTGCCGGTGATGATCGCCGCGCTGACCGCCGTGCTGGATGGCAGCATCGTCAACGTCGCCATCCCCAACATGCAGTCCACGTTCGGCGCCAGCGTCGATGAGATCGACTGGGTCATCACTGGATACCTCATCAGCAACGTCGCCATCATCCCTACCACGGGCTGGCTTTCGAGTCTCATCGGCTTGCGCCGCTACTTCATCATCAGCCAGGTCTTCTTCATCGCAGGCTCCGTGGCGTGCGGATTTTCGTGGAATCTCGGATCGCTGATCTTCTTCCGCGTCTTGCAGGGCATCGGCGGCGGCGCGATCATCCCGATCACGCTCACGCTGATGCTCGAAGCCTTTCCGCCGGAAGAATTGCCGATCGCAAGCTCATTGTACGGTATCGGTGCCGCGCTTGGTCCCGCGATCGGTCCGAGTCTAGGCGGCTGGCTGACCGACGCCGCTTCGTGGCCGTGGATCTTCTTCGTCAACATCCCGCTCGTCTCGACGTCCATCGTCCTCAGCTACTTGTTCATCGGCGAGAATCGCGAAGTCTCGCGCGCACGGGCGGCAGCGCCGATCGACATGCCCGGATTGCTTTCGGTCGTCATCTGGCTGTCGACCATGCAAGTGGTGCTGCAGCAGGGTCAAAAGGACGGCTGGTTCGAGTCGCCGTTCATCGTGTCGTTCACCTTGCTGTCGATCGCGTCGTTCGTTGGATTCATCTTCTTCGAATTGCGCAGCGAGCATCCGCTCATCAACATCCGCATCTTCGCAAACCACAACTTTGCATTAGGGTCGTTCACCGGCGCGATGTTGGGCGCGGTGTTGTTCGGCAGCCTGTTCATCTTGCCGCTGTTCGCCGGAACCTTGCTGCACTACACGGCTCTTCAGATCGGACTGCTTCTCGTGCCGGCTGCGCTGATCAGTCTAGCCGGTTTCGCGCTGCTCGGACGGATCGGAACGAAGATCCATCCTAAAGTGATGATGGCGATTGGGATCGCGTTGTTCGTCGCGTCGCTCTTCGGCAACGGCTTCATCAACCTCCAAAACTCGTTCTGGTCGCTCGCACAACTGCAGATGTTGCGAGGCGCGGCGCTGCCGTTCTTGTTCACGTCGGTGACCGCGCTCGCGCTCGCCGACCTCGCGCCAAGACAGAAGGCCGATGGTTCATCGCTCTTCAGCCTCACGCGAGTCCTAGGCGGATCGATTGGGATCGCGCTTGTCGCCTCCACGATAGTCGACCGCCAAAAGTTTCACTTCGACCGCTTCAGCGAATCGATCACCCAGTTCGGCGTCGCCGCCCAAGAGAGGCTGGCAAGTCTGACAGCCGGATTCGCGTCGCGCGGCAGCGACCCGGTCACGGCCGCGCACCAAGCCACCGGCGCGCTTTCAAATACCTTGACGCAGCAGGCGTACGTGGGCGCCTTCGACGACGCGTCGATCTGTCTCGCCGCGGCGTTCGCGCTCACTTTTCTCCTGATTCCGCTTTATAAATCGCGGCCGGTTCAGCCTCGCCCTTAA